The Hyalangium ruber genome includes the window CTCGGTGCCAATCCACACCGCGCCGCTCGGGTCCTCGTGCAGCGCGAGGATCTCCCCCGTCACCTTGCCATTGGCGGGCACGTGCTCCACGGTCTCTCCGTCCTGGAGGTGGGCCAGCCCGCCGCTGCTCGTGCCCACCCAGACGCCTCCCGCGGCGCTCCCCTTGAGGAGGGTGACCCCCTTGCCGGGCAGGCCCCCCTTCGGGGTGAACATCTCGAAGCGCTCGCCGGTCCAGCGTGCCAGCCCCTGCTCGGTGCCGATCCACAGCGTGCCGTGCGGATCCTCGTGCAGGGTGCGCACCAGCCCTGGAGGCACCCCCTGCTCCGCCTTGAAGGAGCGGAGCTTGCCGTCGGTCCAGCGGCTCACGCCGTTCCACGAGCCGAACCAGAGGCTGCCATCGCGCGTCTCGGCGATGGAGGTGATGCGGTCCTGGACGAGCCCGTCCTGGGTGGTCCAGGCGCGGACCTGGCCGTCCTTCATGCGGAACACGCCACCGCCCATGGTGGCCAGCCACACGCTGCCGTCATGCGCCTCGTGGATGGCGAGGACGATTTCGTGCGCCAGCCCCTCCTGGGCGCCATAGGGCGTGAAGGGCGCATCCTTGAAGCGGTGGAGCCCCCGCCCATCCGTGCCCATCCACAGGTTGCCCTCGGCGTCCTCGAACAGGCCGAACACGGAGCTGCCAGCGAGCCCATGGAGCGAGTCGGGCGCGGAGCGCTGGCCATTGGCCCACCGCAGCGGCCCCTTGCCCTGGCTGCCGACCCAGAGCGTCCCGGCCCGGTCCACGAGCAGGCTGGTGATGGGCGCTCCCGGCAGGCTCGCCTCGGGGACCCGCCGCATGCCGCCTTCGCGCAGCTGGTACACGTCGCCGTCGTCGGTCCCGGCCCAGAGGGCGCCCTCCGGTGACAGGGCCAGCGAGCGCACCGCGACCTTCTCCTTGCCCTCGAAGGGCAGCGGCGCGCTCATGTGGGCGCCGTCCCAGCGCTGCAGGCCGCCGGTGGTGCCGATCCACACCGCGCCCTGGGGGGCCTCGGCCAGCGCCAGCACCGAGTCATTGGCCAGTCCTTCCTGGGTCGTCCAGCGGCGGTAGGTCTCTCCCGTGCGCTGGAGCAGTCCGTGGCGGAAGGTGGCGATCCACAGGCTGCCGTCCTGGGCGGCCATCAGGTCGATGAGGTTGCGAAGCTCCAGGCCCAAGGGAGGGGGGACGAGGAAGAAGGTGCCCTGCCTCAGCCCGGTGACGCCTCGGCTGGAGGCAATCCACAGCGTCCCATCCGGGCCGGCCACGAGGCGGCGGATGGCGTTGTCCGGCAGGGCGGGGGTGTTGGCCTCATCGAAGGTGGTGAAGCGCACCCCATCGAAGCGCACCAGCCCCTCCCAGGTGCCGGCCCAGAGGTAGCCATCGGGCGTCTGGGCGACGGAGAGGATGCTGTTCTGAGGCAGCCCGTCCTCCACCCGCCAGGCGTGATAGGGGAACTGGAGCATGGCCTTGTCCGGGTTCAACGCCCAGGCATCGCCAGCTCCCCCCAACAAGGCCACGAGTCCCCCCAGCACCGCCAGCACACGCGCCTGGGCTGAGGAGACCCGCCATCTCTGCGCAGGTGTCATCCTATCCCGCAGGTAGAGCACACCTGGGGGGCTTTACACAACTGATTAGGTAGTCCGGGAGCGCGAGGTTATCCGGGCCTGGGCCTTGGGCAGGCCTTCGGGGAGCAGGCGGGGACTCAAGGGGCGGTCACGGTGAGCTGCTTGCCGGCGGGCACGGCGCGGTGGTCCTTGATGTTGTTCCACCGCTTGATGTCCTCGACGCTGACGCCGTAGCGCTGGGCCACCGACCAGAGCGTCTCTCCGGCGGCCAGGGTGTGGACGGCGGCGCGGCCGGCCTTGGCGGGAGCAGGAGCGGGAGCGAGCGCCGGGGCGGGCTGCTCCCGGGCGGCCACCACGGTGCCGGAGCGCTCCACCACGGCGGGGGCGGCGCCGGGCCACACCTGGATGACGGTGCCGACCTTCAGCCCACGCTTGCGGCGGGGCAGGCTGTTCCAACTGCGCAGGTCCTCCACGGTGACATTGAAGCGCTGGGCGATGGCCCACAGGCTGTCGCCCTCCTGCACGCCGTAGATGACGCGGGTGCGGCCGCCGATGACCTCGGTCTTGATGGGGCCGGTGGCGACGGGAGCGCGGGGCGTGCCGGCGGGGATCTCCTCCTCGGGGCGAAGCGCGGTGACGCCGCTGCGGCGCGCCTGGGCGACCTTGCGCTCCAGCGCGGCGCCGCCGCCCTTGCCGGCGGGCACGGGGATGGCCAGCTCCGCGTTGATGCGCAGGGCGCGGGCGCTCTTGAGGCGGTTGAACTGGAGGATGGCCTCCGGCGCGCTGCCATAGGCCCCAGCGATCTGGGACAGCGTGTCGCCGCGCCGCACCTTGTGGATGCGGAAGGTGAGCCGCTCCTGGGGGGCGAGCTGCTTGATGTTCTCGGCGAACTTCTCCGCCGAGCCCTTGGGCAGCCGGAGCAGGTAGGGCGACTTCTCGGAGGCGGGCGGGGTGCACCAGCGCTTGAGCTCGGGGTTGAGGTCATGCACGTCCTTGACGCTCACCCCGGCGGCGCGGGCGATGACGTCCAGGTCCATGGCGTCCACGAGCTTCACCTCGTCGAAGGCCAGGGCCTCCTCGTACTCGAACTCCTCCTCGCGGAAGCCGAAGGCACCGGGGTTCTTGGAGATGAGCGCCGCGGCGATGAGCTTGGGCACGTAGTGCTGCGTCTCCTTGGCGAAGCCCTTCTCCTCGCACAGCTCCCAGAAGTTCGAGGTGCCGTGGCGGTCCATCATCCGCCGCACGCGCCCGCCGCCGGTGTTGTAGCCGGCCCAGGCCAGGTACCAGTGGCCCAGGTCCTTGTGCAGCGCCTTGAGGTAGTTGGCGGCGGCGTGGGTGGCCTTCACGGGGTCGCGGCGCTCATCCACCCAGAAGTCCTGGCGCAGGCCGTACTCGCGGCCGGTGCTGGGGATGAACTGCCAGGGCCCGGCGGCGTGCGCCCACGAGTAGGCGTGAGCGGAGAAGCCGCTCTCGATCATCGCCAGGTACACCGTGTCGCGCGGCAGCCCCTTGGCCTCGAGGATGGGCTGCATCATGGGCATGTAGCGCGTGGAGCGGGAGACCCACTTGCGGAACCACTTGCGGCCCGGGCCCTGGAAGAACTGGATGTACTGGGCCACCAGGGGCTGCATCTCCACGGGGATGTCGTAGCGGTCCTGGAGCTGGCGCACGTCGAAGTTGGCCAGGTCGCGGATGAGGGGCAGCTCGGGCGGGGTGTCATCGTCGCGGAGGGTGGGCTCCTCCAGGACGTCCATCATGCGCAGGCGCAGGGGGTTGGCGATGCCCAGGCGGCGCAGCGACTGGAGCACCTGCGCGTTGGGGCGGGCGCCCGGGTCCAGGGCGGCACCCTCCAGGGCGCGCAGCTCCTCGAGCTCGGCGGACTCGGACTCCACCTCCTCGTTGGCCTCCTCGGGCTCGGTGCCCTCGGGGGCGTCGGCGCCCGCCGGGGCTGGGGCGCTGGCGGTGCCCTCTTCGCCCTGGGCGGCGCTGCCCGCGAGCAGCTTCTTGTCCTCGGTGTCGAGCAGCCGCATCCCAGGCGGCGGAGGGGGCATCGGCAGCACCTCCTGTGCGGAGGGGACCGAGGCGAGGGCGACCAGCATGAGGCACAGAGACGGCATGGGAACCCTGGGGGCGCGGAAGGCCCGGTGAAGCGAAAAGAGGCCCAAGTATTCGCGGTTTTTCTTGACAGTCAAACAAGCGGCTCGGTGGGCTGCTTCCCGAGCAGGCGCCATTTATACGGGGACTTCCACCGCGAGGCGGGAAATCTCCCTACTTCTTGACTCCGGGTGCAGCCGAGGAGGGCTGCCCGTGGCCAGGCCCCAGCACCTTGGGCAGGTAGGTGGCGAAGTCGAAGTGGGGCGAATTCTCCGGGTTGTGGCAGGTGACGCAGAGCGCCTGGCCGGGGTTGCGGACGATGTTGGCCGGGGTGGGCTCCTCCGCGTGGAGCGAGCCGGGGCCATGGCAGCTCTCGCAGCCCACGTCCTCGCGGCCGGCCACCTTGTCCAGGCGGCACACGCCTCCGGGTTGCTCGTAGCCGGTGACGTGGCAGCCCACGCAGTTGAGGTGGAACTGCTTGCCGGCCTTCTCCAGCGTCTCCCAGGCGTGGCGGTGCTTGGACTTCTCCCACACGGGGAAGGCCTCGGCGTGGCAGTCCTGGCAGGCCCCGTTGCCCACGAAGGCGGCCTCGCCCTTCTTGGGCGCGGGACAGTCCTGGCCGTGCTCCTTGGCCCAGGCGAGGTTCATCTGCCCCACGTCCCGGTCATACGCCGTCACCACCGCCTGCACCTCCGGCTCATTGCCGAGGCTGGCCTCCAGGGGGAGGAAGCGCAGGGTGAAGCTGTTGGTGCCGGCGGTGTTGGCCACGGGCTCGGTGAGCAGCTTCTGCTTTCGGGCCACCAGCTCCTCCAGCTTGGCCTGCTTGAGCTGGTGGAGCTGCGGGTCGATGCCCGGCAGGTTGATCTCCTTGTTGAGCAGGGCCATGCGCTGGTCCAGCGCGGCGGCCTCGCGGTCCGTGTCGCCCTGGGACTTCACCGGGGCGAAGCGGCCCTTCTGGGGCGCGTAGCTCAGGTCCACGCGCAGCAGGGAGCGGCCCTTGCTCTGCAGCGCCACCAGGGGCACGGCGCCGCGCACCAGCTTGTTCTCCTCGCCGCTGAACTCGCTGGCGGTATGGGTGGCGAGCACCAGGTCCGCCTCCAGCCCGGGCTGGGCCACGGCCGCCTGCGCCGCCTCCACCGCGCCGTGGAAGAGGCCCACCACGAAGTCGGCGCCCTGCGAGCGGGCCTGGGCGCTGCCCTGGAGCAACTGCGCGGCGTCGTTCGCGGCCACCACGCCCACGGTGCGAGGCCCGGCGGGCAGCAGCTTCACGCCCCCGGCGGGTAGCTCCGGCAGGCCGAGGCTCTGGCGGAAGGCCACGCCGCGCACCTCGTCCAGCTCACCGGTGGCGCGCACGGAGAGGCCCATGCGCTTCATGGCCTCGGCGAGCGCCTGGGCTTTGCGCTCCTCCTGGGGAACCTGGAAGGGCTTGAGGGTGTGCTCGCCGAAGAGGCTGTCGCCGCCGTCGATATAGAGGACGGGCAGGGGGCCCTTGCGCGCCTCCATCACCTGGAGCGCCGCGCGGGCGATGCCGCCGCGCATGTTCTCGCTGCAGCCGCAGGGGCCCAGGTAGCCGCGCGTGTCCGCGGAGAAGAAGAGCAGGGCGCCCGAGCT containing:
- a CDS encoding LysM peptidoglycan-binding domain-containing protein, which codes for MPSLCLMLVALASVPSAQEVLPMPPPPPGMRLLDTEDKKLLAGSAAQGEEGTASAPAPAGADAPEGTEPEEANEEVESESAELEELRALEGAALDPGARPNAQVLQSLRRLGIANPLRLRMMDVLEEPTLRDDDTPPELPLIRDLANFDVRQLQDRYDIPVEMQPLVAQYIQFFQGPGRKWFRKWVSRSTRYMPMMQPILEAKGLPRDTVYLAMIESGFSAHAYSWAHAAGPWQFIPSTGREYGLRQDFWVDERRDPVKATHAAANYLKALHKDLGHWYLAWAGYNTGGGRVRRMMDRHGTSNFWELCEEKGFAKETQHYVPKLIAAALISKNPGAFGFREEEFEYEEALAFDEVKLVDAMDLDVIARAAGVSVKDVHDLNPELKRWCTPPASEKSPYLLRLPKGSAEKFAENIKQLAPQERLTFRIHKVRRGDTLSQIAGAYGSAPEAILQFNRLKSARALRINAELAIPVPAGKGGGAALERKVAQARRSGVTALRPEEEIPAGTPRAPVATGPIKTEVIGGRTRVIYGVQEGDSLWAIAQRFNVTVEDLRSWNSLPRRKRGLKVGTVIQVWPGAAPAVVERSGTVVAAREQPAPALAPAPAPAKAGRAAVHTLAAGETLWSVAQRYGVSVEDIKRWNNIKDHRAVPAGKQLTVTAP
- a CDS encoding multiheme c-type cytochrome, with product MVRRSLTLLVLLPVLLAGCKRTPETGAAPTGTPAAAATADSSGALLFFSADTRGYLGPCGCSENMRGGIARAALQVMEARKGPLPVLYIDGGDSLFGEHTLKPFQVPQEERKAQALAEAMKRMGLSVRATGELDEVRGVAFRQSLGLPELPAGGVKLLPAGPRTVGVVAANDAAQLLQGSAQARSQGADFVVGLFHGAVEAAQAAVAQPGLEADLVLATHTASEFSGEENKLVRGAVPLVALQSKGRSLLRVDLSYAPQKGRFAPVKSQGDTDREAAALDQRMALLNKEINLPGIDPQLHQLKQAKLEELVARKQKLLTEPVANTAGTNSFTLRFLPLEASLGNEPEVQAVVTAYDRDVGQMNLAWAKEHGQDCPAPKKGEAAFVGNGACQDCHAEAFPVWEKSKHRHAWETLEKAGKQFHLNCVGCHVTGYEQPGGVCRLDKVAGREDVGCESCHGPGSLHAEEPTPANIVRNPGQALCVTCHNPENSPHFDFATYLPKVLGPGHGQPSSAAPGVKK